A genomic segment from Nodularia sphaerocarpa UHCC 0038 encodes:
- a CDS encoding DEAD/DEAH box helicase produces MAILHGNWLLKDNNSCLFIWGETWRSSKASLNPSASPDIPVHPLVMSPVELSEWLSSQNIKIPSLIQQTQVAVTATGRTRKSTTPTKISLPTHSQIIDLPTHILENNQQEIEFISPLHSATLGSEINTPQYLQPWQVEGFCLNPTEAIKFLAAVPLNAAREEDTLFGGDLRFWSQIARWSLDLISRCKFLPTIQRQFDSSIVARWQVLLDSAVDGTRLEKFSAKMPLACRTYQKSAELEEKYLAVDFATEPQELLLGFLNSTIDAQVREMLASQPLLETRVMASLPSAVRQWLQGLTSASHTVNADAMEVERLEAALKSWTMPLQYQLLGKALFRACFQLLPPASGETDWLLAYFLQAADDTDFLVDAATIWHHPVEQLVYQNRTIDQPQETLLRGLGLASRLYPVIATSLETEYPQSCRLNPLQAYEFIKSVAWRFEDSGLGVILPPSLTNREGWANRLGLKISAETQKKKQGRLGLQSLLNFQWQLAIGGQTISKTEFNKLVALNSPLVEINGEWVELRPQDIKTAQTFFASRKDEMTLSLEDALRLSSGDTQAIEKLPVVSFEASGTLQELIGALTNNQTIAPLPTPANFKGQLRPYQERGAAWLAFLERWGLGACLADDMGLGKTIQLIAFLLHLKEQDALENPMLLVCPTSILGNWEREIKKFAPTLKVLQHHGDKRLKGKAFVEAVRKHDVVITSYSLLHRDIKSLQSVDWQMIVLDEAQNVKNPEAKQSQAVRQLKTTFRIALTGTPVENKLQELWSILDFLNPGYLGNRQFFQRRFAMPIEKYGDTASLNQLRGLVQPFILRRLKTDRDIIQDLPEKQEMTVFCGLAAEQAALYQQVVEASLAEIESAEGLQRRGMILGLLVKLKQICNHPAQYLKLATLEQHNSAKLQRLDEMLNVALESGDRALIFTQFAEWGKLLKAHLQQTLGQEILFLYGGSTKKQREEMIDRFQQDPQGPPIMILSLKAGGVGLNLTRANHVFHFDRWWNPAVENQATDRVFRIGQTRNVQVHKFVCTGTLEEKIHDMIESKKQLAEQVVNTGEEWLTEMDTNQLRDLLILDRSAIIEEED; encoded by the coding sequence ATGGCAATTTTACACGGTAATTGGTTACTAAAAGATAACAATAGTTGTTTATTTATTTGGGGTGAAACTTGGCGTTCATCAAAAGCAAGTTTGAATCCTAGTGCATCACCAGATATACCAGTACATCCATTGGTAATGTCACCAGTTGAGTTGAGTGAGTGGTTAAGTTCTCAGAATATTAAAATTCCTAGCTTAATACAGCAAACCCAAGTTGCTGTAACTGCTACTGGGCGAACTCGTAAAAGTACAACTCCTACTAAAATCAGCTTACCAACGCACTCTCAAATCATTGATTTACCAACTCATATCTTAGAAAATAATCAACAAGAAATAGAATTTATTTCCCCTTTGCATTCTGCTACTTTGGGTTCTGAAATCAACACACCTCAATATCTCCAACCGTGGCAAGTCGAGGGTTTTTGTCTCAACCCCACGGAAGCAATAAAATTTCTCGCTGCTGTTCCTTTGAATGCTGCGAGGGAAGAGGATACTTTGTTCGGTGGAGATTTACGTTTTTGGTCACAAATTGCCCGTTGGAGTTTGGATTTAATCTCTCGGTGTAAGTTTCTGCCAACTATTCAAAGACAGTTTGATAGTTCTATTGTCGCTAGGTGGCAAGTACTTTTAGATAGTGCTGTGGATGGAACTCGCTTAGAAAAGTTTTCTGCAAAGATGCCATTAGCTTGTCGTACTTATCAAAAAAGTGCGGAGTTGGAAGAAAAATATTTGGCAGTAGATTTCGCCACTGAACCCCAGGAATTATTATTGGGATTTCTCAACAGTACGATAGATGCCCAAGTGCGGGAGATGTTAGCTTCTCAACCTCTATTAGAAACTAGAGTGATGGCATCTTTACCATCTGCGGTGCGACAGTGGTTGCAAGGTTTAACGAGTGCATCTCACACAGTCAATGCAGATGCAATGGAAGTAGAAAGATTAGAAGCGGCGCTGAAATCTTGGACTATGCCTTTGCAATATCAACTGCTAGGAAAAGCGTTGTTTCGCGCCTGTTTTCAACTGCTTCCTCCTGCATCTGGTGAAACAGATTGGCTATTGGCATATTTTCTCCAAGCTGCGGATGATACCGATTTTTTAGTAGATGCGGCAACTATTTGGCATCACCCAGTTGAACAATTAGTTTATCAAAATCGCACCATTGATCAACCCCAAGAAACTTTATTGCGGGGGTTGGGGTTAGCTTCGCGATTATATCCAGTTATTGCAACGAGTTTAGAAACAGAATATCCCCAATCTTGTCGCCTCAACCCATTACAAGCTTATGAATTTATCAAGTCTGTAGCTTGGCGATTTGAAGATAGTGGTTTGGGGGTAATTTTGCCTCCTAGTTTGACAAATCGTGAAGGGTGGGCGAATCGTTTGGGGTTGAAAATTAGTGCTGAAACTCAAAAGAAAAAACAGGGACGTTTGGGTTTACAAAGTTTACTGAATTTTCAATGGCAATTGGCAATTGGTGGACAAACAATTTCTAAAACTGAGTTTAATAAACTTGTGGCTTTAAATAGCCCACTTGTAGAAATTAACGGCGAGTGGGTGGAATTGCGACCCCAGGATATTAAAACAGCACAGACGTTTTTTGCTTCTCGTAAAGATGAAATGACGCTTTCTTTGGAAGATGCTTTACGTTTGAGTTCGGGAGATACCCAGGCGATTGAAAAGTTACCTGTGGTCAGTTTTGAAGCATCTGGGACATTACAAGAGTTAATTGGGGCGTTAACGAATAATCAAACCATTGCACCCCTCCCCACACCTGCCAATTTTAAAGGACAGTTACGACCTTATCAAGAAAGAGGGGCGGCTTGGCTGGCTTTCCTAGAACGTTGGGGTTTGGGTGCTTGTCTAGCTGATGATATGGGACTGGGGAAAACAATTCAGTTAATTGCCTTTTTACTGCACCTCAAAGAACAAGATGCACTAGAAAATCCCATGTTACTTGTTTGTCCGACTTCTATTTTAGGTAACTGGGAACGGGAAATTAAAAAATTTGCGCCTACTTTGAAAGTTTTACAGCACCACGGCGATAAACGTCTCAAAGGTAAAGCATTTGTAGAAGCAGTAAGAAAACACGATGTAGTTATTACCAGTTACTCCCTCTTACACCGTGATATTAAATCTTTGCAAAGTGTTGATTGGCAGATGATTGTATTAGATGAAGCCCAGAATGTGAAAAATCCTGAAGCTAAACAATCTCAGGCTGTGAGGCAATTAAAAACTACATTTCGGATAGCTTTAACAGGAACCCCAGTAGAAAATAAACTCCAGGAATTGTGGTCTATTTTGGATTTCCTCAATCCTGGGTATTTGGGAAATCGTCAATTTTTCCAGAGACGTTTTGCTATGCCTATTGAAAAGTATGGTGATACTGCTTCTTTAAATCAATTGCGGGGTTTAGTTCAACCGTTTATTCTGCGTCGTCTGAAAACAGATCGTGATATTATTCAAGATTTGCCAGAGAAGCAAGAAATGACGGTTTTTTGTGGTCTTGCTGCTGAACAAGCTGCACTTTATCAACAAGTAGTTGAAGCATCTTTGGCAGAGATTGAATCTGCGGAAGGTTTGCAACGTCGAGGAATGATTTTAGGTTTACTAGTTAAACTTAAACAAATCTGTAATCACCCAGCCCAATATTTAAAGTTAGCCACATTAGAACAACATAATTCTGCGAAATTGCAACGACTAGATGAAATGTTAAATGTGGCTTTGGAGTCAGGTGATAGGGCTTTGATTTTCACCCAATTTGCTGAATGGGGTAAGTTATTAAAAGCTCATTTACAGCAAACACTTGGGCAAGAAATTTTGTTTTTATATGGTGGTAGCACTAAAAAACAACGAGAGGAAATGATTGACCGTTTCCAACAAGACCCCCAAGGACCTCCGATTATGATTCTTTCTTTAAAGGCGGGTGGTGTGGGTTTGAATTTAACTAGGGCTAATCATGTATTTCACTTTGATAGATGGTGGAATCCCGCAGTGGAAAATCAAGCCACAGATAGAGTTTTTCGCATTGGTCAAACGCGGAATGTGCAAGTGCATAAGTTTGTCTGCACTGGTACGTTAGAAGAGAAAATTCATGACATGATTGAAAGTAAAAAACAATTGGCTGAACAAGTTGTTAATACTGGTGAGGAATGGTTAACTGAAATGGATACAAATCAATTGCGCGATTTACTCATTCTTGATCGCAGTGCGATAATTGAAGAGGAAGATTAG
- a CDS encoding DUF3153 domain-containing protein has protein sequence MNYSIFRKILLRFTKTLSFVLIKMALFIKLMSRNLINRIFPLKNPILWLVLLSSLLLTGCVDYDAGVTFNNANNGEIVQHIKLGERLTSFSGDYVYEWLHSIERRTRQLGGRTQRISQEEIIVKIPFSNGQELQEKFNDFFNSRTNQKAEALGKTSQSELPKIESNLLINQNNFVLLVRNRLIYDLDLRSLSLIASRGNVLSDTGSILDLEFSLKTPWGARNIQKTETAIVPQKKGQQLVWQIKPGELNHIEVVFWLPSPLGIGGLLIILFIWGGIYLRYNFMPDPRVQFAPDTKVAATE, from the coding sequence ATGAATTATTCTATTTTCAGAAAGATTTTACTGAGATTCACCAAAACATTGAGTTTTGTGTTGATCAAAATGGCATTATTCATCAAGCTAATGAGTCGGAATCTGATTAATCGGATCTTTCCGCTCAAAAATCCTATTTTGTGGCTGGTTCTGTTATCGTCACTGCTGCTAACTGGTTGTGTTGATTACGATGCCGGAGTGACGTTTAATAATGCCAATAATGGCGAAATTGTGCAGCATATTAAATTGGGAGAACGACTCACCAGCTTTAGTGGCGATTATGTATATGAATGGTTGCATAGCATAGAACGTCGCACCCGTCAACTAGGAGGTAGAACGCAACGGATTTCTCAAGAAGAAATTATTGTGAAAATTCCTTTTAGTAATGGTCAAGAGTTGCAAGAAAAATTTAATGATTTTTTTAACTCTCGGACTAATCAAAAAGCTGAGGCTTTGGGTAAAACATCTCAATCAGAATTACCGAAAATTGAATCTAATTTACTCATAAATCAGAACAATTTTGTGCTGTTAGTGAGGAATAGATTAATTTATGATTTAGACTTGCGATCGCTTTCCTTAATTGCCAGTAGAGGTAACGTGCTATCTGATACTGGGTCAATTCTCGATCTAGAATTTAGCTTAAAAACCCCTTGGGGAGCTAGAAATATTCAAAAAACTGAAACTGCGATCGTTCCACAAAAGAAAGGACAGCAATTAGTATGGCAGATAAAACCCGGTGAACTCAACCATATAGAAGTAGTTTTCTGGTTACCTAGTCCCCTCGGTATTGGTGGTTTGTTAATTATCCTCTTCATCTGGGGAGGAATTTATCTGAGATATAATTTCATGCCAGATCCCAGGGTTCAATTTGCACCTGATACCAAAGTAGCAGCAACAGAGTAA
- the argB gene encoding acetylglutamate kinase, with amino-acid sequence MMDNDSEYIRETEATRVRVLSEALPYIQQFVGRTVVVKYGGAAMKDSTLKDKVMRDIVFLSCVGLRPILVHGGGPEINSWLTKLGIEAQFKNGLRVTDAPTMDVVEMVLVGRVNKEIVSLISRAGGLAVGLCGKDGNLITARPQDQEGIGFVGEVSGVNIKILETLSSNGYIPVVSSVATDEKGQAYNINADTVAGEIAAALGAEKLILLTDTPGILKDYKDPSSLIPKVDISQARELIANGIVSGGMIPKVNCCVRSLAQGVSAAHIIDGRIPHALLLEVFTDGGIGTMILGSQFT; translated from the coding sequence GTGATGGATAACGATTCGGAATATATCAGGGAAACGGAAGCTACTCGTGTCCGTGTACTCAGCGAAGCCCTACCTTACATTCAACAATTTGTGGGTCGGACTGTTGTTGTAAAATATGGTGGTGCAGCCATGAAAGACAGCACCCTGAAAGACAAAGTAATGCGGGATATTGTCTTTCTGTCCTGCGTTGGCTTGCGTCCCATTCTTGTTCATGGTGGTGGACCGGAAATCAATAGTTGGTTAACTAAACTGGGTATTGAAGCACAATTTAAAAATGGTCTGCGTGTCACCGATGCGCCGACTATGGATGTGGTGGAGATGGTTTTGGTCGGTCGAGTTAATAAGGAAATTGTTTCTCTGATTAGCCGGGCTGGGGGTTTGGCGGTGGGACTTTGTGGTAAGGATGGTAATTTGATTACAGCTCGTCCCCAGGATCAAGAAGGTATCGGTTTTGTGGGGGAAGTGAGTGGTGTCAATATCAAAATTTTGGAAACTCTCTCTAGTAATGGCTATATTCCGGTGGTGTCTAGTGTAGCTACTGATGAGAAGGGTCAAGCTTACAACATTAACGCTGATACTGTGGCTGGGGAAATCGCGGCTGCTTTGGGTGCGGAGAAGTTAATTTTACTGACTGACACGCCAGGTATTCTCAAGGATTACAAAGATCCATCTAGCTTGATTCCGAAGGTAGATATTAGCCAAGCCCGCGAACTGATTGCCAATGGTATAGTTAGCGGTGGGATGATTCCGAAAGTGAATTGTTGTGTGCGATCGCTTGCCCAAGGCGTAAGTGCGGCACACATTATTGATGGTCGTATTCCTCACGCTCTCTTACTAGAGGTATTTACTGATGGTGGGATTGGGACGATGATCCTCGGTTCTCAGTTCACTTAA
- a CDS encoding GNAT family N-acetyltransferase, with protein MKFPFEKVLKNDLAIELDYMKSQEQEEVRSLLNLVINEGKTYPQNKPLSQAEFAAYWLSQDAFVVRTSAQDTTHNPKEVPGAFYLKPNFPGMCSHICNAGFIVQPGLRGQGIGRFMGESMLVIAANLGYEAVMFNLVFATNIASVKLWQSLGFEIIGNIPRAVKLADGQVVEALIFYRALG; from the coding sequence ATGAAATTCCCTTTTGAAAAAGTTTTAAAAAATGACTTAGCCATTGAACTGGATTATATGAAATCCCAAGAACAGGAGGAGGTGAGATCATTACTTAATCTCGTAATTAATGAGGGCAAAACTTACCCCCAAAATAAACCTCTGTCGCAGGCGGAATTTGCAGCTTACTGGTTGAGTCAGGATGCCTTCGTGGTGAGGACATCAGCTCAAGATACGACACACAACCCAAAAGAAGTGCCGGGGGCATTTTATCTAAAGCCAAACTTCCCTGGTATGTGTAGCCATATTTGCAACGCTGGTTTTATTGTACAACCTGGGTTGCGCGGTCAGGGTATAGGAAGGTTCATGGGCGAGTCGATGCTAGTCATAGCAGCCAATCTGGGCTATGAAGCGGTGATGTTCAATTTGGTCTTTGCAACTAATATAGCCTCAGTTAAACTTTGGCAGTCCTTGGGATTTGAGATTATTGGCAATATTCCGCGTGCGGTGAAGCTAGCAGATGGACAGGTAGTAGAGGCGCTAATTTTCTATCGGGCTTTGGGTTGA
- a CDS encoding polyribonucleotide nucleotidyltransferase: MAEVDKSISFDGRDIRLKVGLLAPQAGGSVLIESGDTSVLVTATRAKGREGIDFLPLTVDYEERLYAAGRIPGGIMRREGRPPEKTILTSRLIDRPMRPLFPSWLRDDLQIIAFTLSMDELVPPDVLAVTGASIATLMAQIPFNGPMAAVRVGLVGDDFIINPTYAETENGDLDLIVAGSPHGVIMVEAGANQLPEQDIIEAIDFGYEAVRDLIKAQQDLLAEMGLKIVQEAPPEEDPTLSNYIRDRVSDDIKKILSQFEYTKAQRDNALDIVKEQVASAIAELPEENEVRLAATANSKALGNTFKDITKHFMRRQIVDDNVRVDGRKLDEVRPVSCQVGVLPKRVHGSGLFNRGLTQVLSACTLGTPGDAQNLNDDLQTDQSKRYLHHYNFPPFSVGETKPMRFPGRREIGHGALAERALIPVLPSKEAFPYVIRVVSEVLSSNGSTSMGSVCGSTLALMDAGVPILKPVSGAAMGLIKEGDEVRVLTDIQGIEDFLGDMDFKVAGTDTGITALQMDMKISGLSLDVIAQAVHQAKSARLHILDKMLQTIQEPRVETSPYAPRLLTIKIDSDMIGLVIGPGGKTIKGITEETGAKIDIEDDGTVTISAVDESRAKKARNIIQGMTRKLHEGDVYAGRVTRIIPIGAFVEFLPGKEGMIHISQLADYRVGKVEDEVAVGDEVIIKVREIDGKGRINLTRLGIHPDQATAAREAAAVNR; encoded by the coding sequence ATGGCAGAAGTTGATAAGTCAATATCCTTTGATGGTAGGGATATTAGACTGAAAGTAGGCTTACTGGCTCCCCAAGCTGGTGGGTCGGTTTTGATAGAATCAGGGGATACATCTGTTTTAGTGACGGCTACGCGAGCCAAGGGCAGAGAAGGAATTGATTTTCTTCCCCTAACAGTAGATTACGAAGAAAGACTGTATGCCGCAGGTAGGATTCCCGGAGGAATCATGCGGAGAGAAGGTCGTCCACCAGAAAAAACCATTCTGACTAGCCGGCTGATTGACCGCCCCATGAGACCTTTGTTTCCTTCATGGTTGCGCGATGACTTGCAAATTATCGCCTTTACGTTGTCGATGGATGAGTTAGTACCACCTGATGTCTTAGCAGTGACTGGTGCTTCCATTGCTACGCTGATGGCACAAATTCCGTTTAACGGACCAATGGCAGCAGTGCGGGTGGGTTTAGTGGGAGATGATTTCATTATTAACCCCACCTATGCAGAAACTGAAAACGGAGACTTGGATCTGATTGTGGCTGGTTCACCCCACGGTGTGATCATGGTGGAGGCGGGAGCCAATCAATTGCCAGAGCAGGATATTATTGAAGCAATTGATTTTGGTTACGAAGCGGTAAGAGATTTAATTAAAGCGCAGCAAGATTTGTTGGCGGAAATGGGTCTGAAAATTGTGCAAGAAGCACCACCAGAGGAAGACCCCACTCTGAGCAATTATATCCGCGATCGCGTCAGCGATGATATTAAGAAAATTCTGTCTCAATTTGAATACACCAAAGCCCAACGGGATAACGCTTTGGATATTGTAAAGGAGCAAGTTGCGAGTGCGATCGCAGAATTACCAGAAGAAAACGAAGTTCGACTGGCTGCAACTGCAAACAGCAAAGCACTTGGTAACACCTTTAAAGACATCACCAAACACTTCATGCGCCGTCAAATCGTTGACGACAACGTGCGCGTTGATGGTCGCAAACTCGATGAAGTCCGTCCTGTGTCTTGTCAAGTTGGTGTTTTACCCAAGCGAGTCCACGGTAGTGGTTTATTTAATCGGGGTTTAACCCAAGTATTATCCGCCTGTACCCTGGGTACTCCTGGAGATGCTCAAAACCTCAACGATGACTTGCAAACAGACCAATCCAAACGTTACCTGCATCATTACAACTTTCCTCCCTTCTCAGTTGGGGAAACTAAACCGATGCGTTTCCCAGGAAGGCGCGAAATCGGTCACGGTGCTTTAGCAGAACGAGCGCTCATCCCTGTACTTCCCTCAAAAGAAGCATTCCCCTACGTGATTCGCGTAGTTTCGGAAGTCCTTTCTTCCAACGGTTCCACTTCTATGGGTTCAGTGTGCGGTTCCACTCTAGCCTTGATGGATGCTGGTGTACCCATTCTCAAGCCCGTAAGCGGTGCAGCAATGGGTTTGATTAAAGAAGGTGATGAAGTGCGAGTCCTGACTGATATTCAGGGCATTGAAGACTTCTTAGGCGATATGGATTTTAAAGTCGCCGGCACAGATACCGGGATTACCGCCTTGCAAATGGATATGAAAATATCCGGTCTGTCGTTGGATGTGATTGCCCAAGCCGTCCACCAAGCGAAATCCGCCCGGTTGCATATTCTGGATAAAATGCTCCAGACTATCCAAGAACCACGGGTTGAAACCTCACCCTATGCCCCACGTCTATTGACTATCAAGATTGATTCAGACATGATTGGTCTGGTCATTGGCCCCGGAGGTAAAACCATCAAGGGCATCACCGAAGAAACTGGTGCGAAAATTGACATCGAAGACGATGGCACCGTGACGATTTCGGCTGTGGATGAAAGTAGAGCTAAGAAAGCTCGTAACATCATTCAAGGCATGACTCGTAAGTTACACGAAGGTGATGTTTATGCTGGGCGTGTGACTCGGATTATCCCCATTGGTGCATTTGTAGAATTTCTGCCTGGAAAAGAAGGCATGATTCACATTTCTCAATTAGCTGATTATCGCGTTGGCAAAGTTGAAGATGAAGTAGCTGTTGGGGATGAAGTGATTATCAAAGTGCGCGAAATTGACGGTAAAGGACGAATTAATCTCACACGTTTGGGTATCCACCCAGATCAGGCGACTGCGGCGCGAGAAGCTGCGGCGGTGAATCGATAA
- a CDS encoding segregation/condensation protein A, producing the protein MDASELLETITHLISQAEQGDIDPWDVQVIEVIDRYLELMAPESRDRGAIESDLSQSGQAFLSASMLVLFKANTLMQLSTVDDLQDNVTDDALCANEDGLLHHVHRLQLERHLRRRPSAMPPPKRRVTLQELIKQLQIMANQLKLVDKSSKPVRPKRQPSAQNMRQALELAHQENLTEVAGELEQVLHCSAKELFSAQNCVNLEQLVDLWTQTKQPHRKNSPHESENSHTVSVFWALLLLSSQSKVELLQEEFYQEINIRLLTDSGK; encoded by the coding sequence ATGGATGCTTCCGAGTTATTAGAAACAATCACACACCTGATTTCCCAAGCCGAACAAGGCGACATCGATCCTTGGGATGTGCAGGTAATTGAGGTGATTGACCGTTACCTAGAACTAATGGCTCCGGAGTCCAGAGATAGAGGAGCCATCGAATCCGACTTGTCGCAATCGGGACAAGCTTTTTTGTCAGCATCGATGCTGGTGTTATTCAAAGCCAACACCTTGATGCAATTGTCTACAGTAGACGATTTACAGGATAATGTCACAGATGATGCCCTCTGTGCAAATGAAGATGGGTTATTACATCATGTTCATCGCTTGCAATTGGAGCGACACCTGCGCCGCCGTCCCTCAGCAATGCCACCGCCAAAGCGCCGTGTAACTCTGCAAGAGTTAATCAAGCAATTGCAGATTATGGCCAACCAGCTGAAACTTGTGGACAAATCCAGCAAACCTGTTCGCCCCAAGCGTCAGCCCAGCGCCCAAAATATGCGACAGGCGCTAGAGTTAGCCCACCAGGAAAATCTGACAGAAGTAGCTGGAGAACTAGAGCAAGTATTGCATTGTTCCGCAAAAGAGCTATTTTCAGCACAAAATTGTGTAAATCTAGAGCAACTGGTAGATTTGTGGACTCAAACAAAGCAACCACACCGCAAAAATTCTCCCCATGAGTCAGAAAATAGCCATACAGTTAGTGTTTTCTGGGCGCTACTACTGCTTTCATCTCAATCCAAAGTCGAATTATTGCAAGAGGAGTTTTACCAGGAAATTAACATTCGGTTACTTACAGATTCAGGTAAATAG
- a CDS encoding SWIM zinc finger family protein — MNNETLQASREWWSQKWLELLDSYRFKKRLERARNYSRQGNVLNIEFKGAKVLARVQGSEPEPYKVSLSIDHFSEEEWGYVIETMSQRAIFAAKLLAGEMPQNIEEVFTANGLSLFPFTLSDVHSKCSCPDKANPCKHIGAVYYQLGDRFSEDPFVLFQLRGRTKEQIISDLRQLRGAKVEVTAPETPEMKQPTTQPQTSVNLNDFWQYHEPLESSLVVIAPSGSETILDLLGGIPLAKTEDSTVSSTAGDVVTKYLETVYQQVSQQAMLAAMNMGGG, encoded by the coding sequence ATGAATAATGAAACTCTGCAAGCAAGTCGGGAATGGTGGTCACAAAAGTGGTTGGAGTTACTGGATTCTTATCGGTTTAAGAAGCGTTTGGAACGGGCGAGGAATTATTCTCGTCAAGGTAATGTTTTAAATATTGAGTTTAAAGGGGCAAAGGTTTTAGCTAGAGTCCAAGGTAGCGAACCTGAACCTTATAAGGTTTCTCTTTCTATTGACCATTTTAGTGAGGAAGAATGGGGTTATGTAATTGAAACTATGTCCCAAAGAGCTATTTTTGCAGCTAAGTTGTTAGCTGGGGAAATGCCGCAAAATATTGAGGAGGTGTTTACGGCAAATGGTTTGTCTTTGTTTCCGTTTACACTTTCTGATGTTCACAGTAAATGCTCTTGTCCTGATAAGGCAAATCCTTGTAAACATATTGGTGCTGTATACTATCAGTTAGGCGATCGCTTCAGTGAAGATCCGTTTGTGCTGTTTCAATTACGCGGACGCACTAAAGAGCAAATTATCAGCGATTTACGTCAATTACGCGGTGCTAAGGTGGAAGTGACAGCACCTGAAACACCGGAGATGAAACAGCCGACGACTCAGCCCCAAACCTCTGTTAACCTTAATGATTTTTGGCAATATCATGAACCGCTAGAATCTTCCTTAGTCGTGATTGCGCCGTCGGGTAGCGAAACGATATTAGACCTATTGGGGGGGATTCCTTTGGCGAAAACCGAAGACAGTACCGTAAGTTCAACTGCTGGCGATGTGGTGACGAAATATTTAGAGACTGTTTATCAGCAGGTGAGTCAGCAAGCAATGTTAGCGGCGATGAATATGGGCGGTGGTTGA
- a CDS encoding sugar phosphate nucleotidyltransferase, translating into MKAMILAAGKGTRVRPITYTIPKPMIPILQKPVMEFLLELLRRHGFDQIMVNVSHLAEEIENYFRDGQRFGVEIAYSFEGKIDDDGKLVGEAIGSAGGMRRIQDFSPFFDDTFVVLCGDALIDLDLSAAVKWHKSKGSIATIITKSVPLEEVSSYGVVVTDENSRVIDFQEKPSQEEAISTNINTGIYIFEPEVFEYIPSEVEYDIGSQLFPKLVEVGAPFYAIAMDFEWVDIGKVPDYWRAINGVLLGEIKNVQIPGNQVAPGIYTGLNVAVNWDKVDITGPVYIGGMTRIEDGAKIVGPAMIGPNCWICNGATVENSVIFEWSRLGPGVRLVDKLVFGRYCVDKTGNAIDVQAAALDWLITDARQTPPSETPFERQAIEDLLGTNVI; encoded by the coding sequence ATGAAAGCCATGATTCTCGCGGCGGGTAAGGGTACTCGTGTGCGTCCCATTACCTATACAATTCCCAAACCGATGATTCCTATCCTGCAAAAGCCAGTAATGGAATTCTTACTGGAACTTTTGCGCCGACATGGATTTGACCAAATTATGGTCAATGTTAGCCATTTGGCGGAGGAAATTGAAAACTATTTTCGTGACGGTCAACGGTTTGGCGTAGAAATTGCTTATTCTTTTGAAGGTAAAATTGATGATGACGGCAAACTGGTGGGAGAAGCCATTGGTTCAGCTGGCGGAATGCGGCGTATCCAAGACTTCTCACCATTCTTTGATGATACCTTTGTGGTGTTGTGTGGTGATGCTCTGATTGACCTAGATTTGTCTGCGGCTGTGAAGTGGCATAAATCTAAAGGGTCAATTGCCACCATCATTACAAAATCTGTGCCACTTGAAGAGGTTTCCAGTTACGGTGTAGTAGTCACTGACGAAAATAGTCGCGTTATAGATTTCCAAGAAAAACCCTCCCAAGAGGAAGCTATTAGCACTAACATCAACACTGGTATTTATATTTTTGAGCCAGAGGTATTTGAGTACATACCTTCTGAAGTTGAATATGACATTGGTAGCCAGTTATTTCCCAAATTGGTAGAAGTTGGTGCGCCCTTCTACGCTATTGCGATGGACTTTGAATGGGTGGATATTGGTAAAGTACCAGACTACTGGCGGGCAATTAATGGTGTATTGCTAGGCGAAATTAAAAATGTGCAGATTCCGGGTAATCAAGTCGCCCCTGGTATCTACACTGGCTTAAATGTGGCTGTGAATTGGGACAAGGTGGATATCACAGGCCCAGTTTACATTGGTGGTATGACCAGGATTGAAGACGGTGCTAAAATTGTGGGTCCGGCGATGATTGGCCCGAATTGCTGGATATGCAATGGCGCAACTGTAGAGAATAGTGTAATTTTTGAATGGTCACGATTAGGCCCAGGAGTAAGACTGGTTGATAAGTTAGTATTTGGTCGTTATTGCGTGGATAAGACTGGTAATGCCATAGATGTTCAAGCTGCTGCTTTAGATTGGCTGATTACTGATGCGCGTCAGACTCCGCCTTCTGAAACACCTTTTGAACGCCAAGCGATTGAGGATTTGTTGGGGACGAATGTAATTTAG